In one Halichondria panicea chromosome 4, odHalPani1.1, whole genome shotgun sequence genomic region, the following are encoded:
- the LOC135334896 gene encoding sushi, von Willebrand factor type A, EGF and pentraxin domain-containing protein 1-like isoform X2, protein MEGSHMMQPPTWPPTPACDTGYTTSGATPITCMSDGTSAGTWSPTPPTCTIVTCPVLTPPTNGALFIPSLNYLTIAAYSCDTGYVLTGNAARQCQATGEWSGVAPTCSPVDCGSLDAPSNGAVDTSSGTTFMMTATYTCNTGYNIVGSESRTCGASITSGPTGVWSPAAPVCELINCGSLDAPSNGAVDTSSGTTYLQRATYTCNPGYTLTGGDMTRTCQVNGMWSSSACEFIVLSIGGTVFTNNTALSFSLIGESSSALTCHTELSTCCREQDNLNGGALGGWRGPDGNSIPEASDTCPSEGFYIIRGISTISLNRCSNESLVGGVYCCTIPKASGIIQTFCVNVLFSTTEPAIEPATEPSTEPATDKPSTEPSTEPSTEPASTDIDGPTVALGVLLTGSVVGNIVFITLLTIKTKKHTQARSRLSHTYSNKQEPVYEVPSKVEDVNKLGVGGPPTAIELRECPAYGTH, encoded by the exons ATGGAAGGATCTCATATGATGCAACCACCAacatggccacctacacctgcatgtgacactgggtacacCACCAGTGGAGCTACTCCGATAACCTGTATGAGTGATGGTACTAGTGCTGGTACCTGGTCTCCAACACCTCCCACTTGTACAA TCGTCACCTGCCCTGTCCTAACCCCCCCTACCAATGGAGCCTTGTTCATCCCTAGTCTCAACTACCTCACCATTGCTGCATACAGCTGTGATACTGGCTACGTCCTCACTGGTAATGCTGCTAGACAATGTCAAGCTACTGGTGAATGGTCAGGAGTGGCACCAACTTGTTCAC ctgttgactgtggttccctggacgccccctccaatggagcagtggacacatcctctggaaccaccttcatgatgactgctacctacacctgtaacactggatacaacatTGTTGGTAGTGAGAGCAGAACTTGTGGAGCAAGTATAACAAGTGGACCAACTGGAGTTTGGAGTCCAGCTGCACCAGTTTGTGAAC TTATCAACTGTGGTTCCCTGGACGCCccctccaatggagcagtggacacatcctctggaaccacttACCTCCAAagagctacctacacctgtaaccctgGATACACTCTGACTGGTGGAGATATGACCAGAACTTGTCAAGTTAATGGAATGTGGAGCTCTAGTGCCTGTGAAT TCATTGTCCTGTCCATTGGAGGCACTGTCTTCACTAACAACACAGCTCTGTCCTTCTCCCTCATTGGAGAGAGCTCTTCTGCCctcacctgtcacactgaGCTATCCACCTGCTGCAGGGAACAAGACAACCTCAATGGAGGGGCTCTAGGAGGGTGGAGAGGACCAGATGGGAACAGTATTCCTGAAGCAAGTGATACCTGTCCTTCAGAGGGATTCTACATAATCAGAGGCATTAGTACTATTAGCCTGAATCGCTGTAGCAATGAATCGTTGGTAGGAGGCGTCTACTGCTGCACTATTCCCAAAGCTAGTGGCATTATCCAAACGTTCTGTGTGAACGTGCTGT TTTCTACAACTGAGCCAGCAATAGAACCAGCAACTGAGCCATCCACTGAGCCAGCAACTGATAAGCCATCCACTGAGCCATCCACTGAGCCATCCACTGAGCCAGCAAGTACAGACATTGATGGACCTACAGTTGCACTGGGAGTGTTGCTAACAGGCTCTGTTGTTGGGAATATTGTGTTCATAACTTTACTCACTATAAAGACAAAGAAACATACACAAGCAAG AAGTCGACTCAGTCACACTTATTCAAACAAACAAGAGCCAGTTTATGAAGTCCCCAGCAAGGTGGAAGATGTGAACAAGCTGGGTGTGGGTGGCCCCCCCACAGCTATTGAGCTGAGGGAGTGTCCAGCGTACGGCACCCACTGA